ACTGGTTGCCTATTTAGTTCATTGCTTAACCACAATATTTTCCTGTGACGGATCGACATGCCCCATTTGCAGTTTTTCCGTCGCGATCCGCTCAACGCGGCTATGATCCCCAAGTGAGTTCTCTTCCAGGATCAGATTTCGCCATTCGATATCCAACGCATCACGCTCCAGTAGAAGCTGCTCGCGTTCTGCTGTCAGCAAACGCGTCTTGTGTGCTGTTGTCACCACAAAAACGGCAGAAACCAGTACGGCAATCATCAGCAGCATCGGGAGCTTTGCATTACGCAGCAGATCCTCACCGATGACGCCAACCAGAGTGTGCCGCTCGTTACCGATCATGCAGGCAATCTCTCAGCGAACCGCAGCACAGAACTGCGCGCGCGCGGGTTTTCTGCAATTTCTGCTTCCGAAGGCATCAATTTCTTTCCGACGGCTTTTAACGTCTGCCCGCCCTGACTACGCAGTTGCTCTTCTGTTAACGGTAAGCCAGCAGGCACCTGTGGCCCACGACTCTGGTGGCGAATAAACCGTTTCACAATTCGATCTTCTAATGAGTGGAAGCTAATGACTGACAGACGTCCCTGCGGAGCCAGTACGCTTAACGCACCTTCTAACGCACGCTCGATCTCTTCCAGCTCGCTGTTGATATAAATGCGGATCGCCTGAAAGCTGCGCGTCGCCGGGTGCTTATGTTTTTCTCTCACCGGGCTGGCAGCCGCAATCAATTCGGCCAGCTCTTTTGTCCGCGTCATCGGCTCAGTGCGGTTACGTTCTA
The genomic region above belongs to Pectobacterium colocasium and contains:
- the ftsL gene encoding cell division protein FtsL, producing MIGNERHTLVGVIGEDLLRNAKLPMLLMIAVLVSAVFVVTTAHKTRLLTAEREQLLLERDALDIEWRNLILEENSLGDHSRVERIATEKLQMGHVDPSQENIVVKQ